In one window of Romboutsia hominis DNA:
- the rnc gene encoding ribonuclease III: MKLKKDILKNIDEFENIIEYKFKNKEYILEALTHSSYSNENKEYDFNERLEFLGDSVLSIVVSEYLFKKERNLPEGELTKLRANIVCEESLSEAANEINLGIYMLLGKGEEATGGRYRMSILADAFEAVIAAIYLDGGLEPARVFILKYMEGIICDSRKGKIFRDYKTHLQEVLQGKGESNIWYRLVDEKGPDHNKRFIMEVGINERVLGVGEGKSKKEAEQIAAKKALQVTI; this comes from the coding sequence ATGAAGTTAAAAAAAGATATATTAAAGAATATAGATGAGTTTGAAAATATAATAGAATATAAATTTAAAAATAAAGAGTATATATTAGAAGCTTTAACTCATAGTTCGTACTCAAATGAAAATAAGGAGTATGATTTTAATGAAAGACTTGAGTTTTTAGGAGACTCTGTCCTAAGTATAGTAGTAAGTGAATATTTATTTAAAAAAGAAAGAAATTTACCAGAAGGAGAATTAACAAAGTTAAGAGCAAATATAGTTTGTGAAGAATCTTTAAGTGAAGCAGCAAATGAGATAAATCTAGGAATATATATGTTGCTAGGAAAAGGAGAAGAAGCTACTGGTGGTAGATATAGAATGTCTATATTAGCAGATGCTTTTGAGGCTGTAATAGCTGCAATATACTTAGATGGAGGATTAGAACCAGCTAGAGTATTTATACTAAAATACATGGAAGGAATAATCTGTGATTCAAGAAAAGGTAAAATATTTAGAGATTATAAGACTCACCTTCAAGAAGTTTTACAAGGAAAAGGTGAAAGTAATATATGGTATAGATTAGTAGATGAAAAAGGACCAGATCATAATAAAAGATTTATAATGGAAGTTGGAATAAATGAAAGAGTCTTAGGTGTTGGAGAAGGAAAAAGTAAAAAAGAAGCAGAGCAAATAGCAGCTAAAAAAGCTCTACAAGTAACAATATAA
- the aroE gene encoding shikimate dehydrogenase codes for MINSTTKLVGLLGHPIKQSFSPSIHNYLFKKYNQNNIYCCFDVKESDLEEAVRSIKTLNMRGCNVTIPHKVNVMKFLENIDKNARLIGAVNTIKNDEGFLTGYNTDGLGFVKSILDKGYDLNNKKIMIIGAGGSSRSIAVQLASNKVKSIEIRNRSIQKAMDISEIIRDNFKIASTYSNKTIDKNDIEDIDILINTTPVGMESNECPIDESIRVKGDLLVCDIVYKPQNTSFIKWAKSNNLDVVYGIDMLINQGLEAFYIWTGIKPSKEDELYLKGLYYDQVD; via the coding sequence ATGATAAATTCAACAACAAAATTAGTAGGTCTTTTAGGTCATCCAATTAAGCAAAGTTTTTCGCCTAGTATACACAATTATTTATTCAAAAAATATAATCAAAATAATATATATTGTTGTTTTGATGTAAAAGAAAGTGATTTAGAAGAAGCTGTAAGAAGTATTAAGACCTTAAATATGAGAGGTTGTAATGTAACTATTCCTCATAAGGTAAATGTAATGAAATTTTTAGAAAATATAGACAAAAATGCAAGACTTATAGGTGCTGTAAATACTATAAAAAATGATGAAGGTTTTTTAACAGGTTATAATACTGATGGGCTTGGATTTGTAAAGTCTATATTAGATAAAGGGTACGACCTTAATAATAAAAAGATAATGATCATAGGTGCTGGAGGGTCAAGTAGAAGCATAGCAGTTCAGCTAGCATCTAATAAAGTTAAATCTATAGAAATAAGAAATAGAAGTATTCAAAAAGCTATGGATATCAGTGAGATTATAAGAGATAATTTTAAAATTGCTTCTACATATTCAAACAAGACTATAGATAAAAATGATATAGAAGATATTGATATATTAATAAATACCACTCCAGTTGGTATGGAAAGCAATGAATGTCCTATTGATGAAAGTATTCGTGTAAAAGGAGATTTATTAGTATGTGATATCGTATATAAGCCACAAAATACTTCTTTTATAAAGTGGGCAAAGTCAAATAATTTAGATGTAGTATATGGAATTGATATGCTTATAAATCAAGGATTAGAGGCATTTTACATATGGACAGGCATAAAACCAAGTAAAGAGGATGAGTTATACCTAAAAGGACTTTACTATGATCAAGTAGATTAA
- a CDS encoding peptidoglycan D,D-transpeptidase FtsI family protein, translating into MSRKKYNLPKTMVGRGKTTVLIFVLVYLFLIYRLADIQILKSDEYKQRQENQSTEKIDLNTGRGVIYDRNNQPLTDKKKETVLIVQKEKFINDSSIRNLVKEVSNLSDKEIYKEIEEQTESSIFEIQVNNISKKMEEKLLEKNIIVSKRSIRYDEDSLLSHTIGYINKKDKIGQYGIERSMDEVLNASNEEYISVFKVGEAGRKEGLDVLKGSIKTVTKDDKDKHIKLTIDKNIQKIVEKVVDKEANPTAVIISDVESGEILSMSSRPNFDQNDIGKYISDTEKSKGELRNRVIQNTYAPGSVFKIVTLYAALDTKIIDENYTYNCTGNTKIGKNKEILNCHNKEGHGIQSLTEAFANSCNTAFFDIANKVGKSKIIEYAKKLHLDKKVDIGLEEEVNREIPKDISIRNLAIGQGSMEFTPIQINQMTQIIANNGTYKPLYIYDSIVDNNKGILKNFNQSKEDEIISPYTLTIVKDMMKKVSLSGTGEALKDLEGGCGVKTGTAQTNIDGISVNNGWITGFYPSDTPKYTITVIVEGTKEESKSALPIFKEICKNLKYK; encoded by the coding sequence ATGTCAAGGAAAAAATATAATTTACCAAAAACTATGGTTGGTAGAGGAAAAACAACAGTTTTAATATTTGTATTAGTATATTTATTTTTAATATATAGACTAGCAGATATACAAATATTAAAATCTGATGAATATAAACAAAGACAAGAAAATCAAAGTACTGAAAAAATAGATTTAAATACTGGTAGAGGTGTAATCTATGATAGAAATAATCAACCTTTAACTGATAAGAAGAAAGAAACTGTATTAATAGTACAAAAAGAAAAATTTATAAATGATTCTAGCATAAGAAACTTAGTAAAAGAAGTAAGTAATTTAAGTGATAAAGAGATATATAAAGAAATAGAAGAGCAAACAGAGTCATCAATATTTGAAATACAAGTAAATAATATAAGTAAAAAAATGGAAGAAAAGTTACTAGAAAAAAATATAATAGTATCTAAAAGAAGTATAAGATATGACGAAGATAGCCTTTTATCCCACACTATAGGATATATAAATAAAAAAGATAAGATAGGACAATATGGAATAGAGAGAAGTATGGATGAAGTGCTTAATGCATCAAATGAAGAATATATATCTGTATTTAAAGTAGGTGAAGCAGGTAGAAAAGAAGGTTTAGATGTACTAAAAGGAAGTATAAAAACAGTAACAAAAGATGATAAAGATAAGCATATAAAATTAACAATAGATAAAAATATTCAAAAAATAGTTGAAAAAGTAGTAGATAAAGAAGCTAACCCTACAGCTGTTATAATATCAGATGTAGAAAGTGGTGAAATACTATCTATGAGTTCTAGGCCAAACTTTGATCAAAATGATATAGGTAAGTATATAAGTGATACAGAAAAATCTAAGGGTGAACTTAGAAATAGGGTAATACAAAATACTTATGCACCAGGTTCTGTATTTAAAATAGTAACTTTATATGCAGCTCTTGATACTAAAATTATAGATGAGAACTATACATATAATTGCACAGGAAATACAAAAATAGGAAAAAATAAAGAAATATTAAATTGCCATAATAAAGAGGGACATGGTATACAAAGTTTAACCGAAGCTTTTGCTAATTCATGTAATACTGCATTTTTTGATATTGCAAATAAAGTAGGAAAAAGCAAAATAATAGAGTATGCTAAAAAACTCCATTTAGATAAAAAGGTAGATATAGGGTTAGAAGAGGAAGTAAATAGAGAAATACCAAAAGACATATCTATAAGAAATTTAGCTATAGGTCAAGGAAGTATGGAATTTACACCGATACAAATAAATCAAATGACACAAATAATTGCTAATAATGGAACATATAAGCCATTATATATATATGATAGCATTGTAGATAATAATAAGGGTATCTTAAAAAATTTTAATCAATCTAAAGAAGATGAAATAATATCACCATATACATTGACTATAGTAAAAGACATGATGAAAAAAGTATCTTTATCAGGCACGGGAGAAGCACTTAAAGACTTAGAAGGCGGGTGTGGCGTTAAAACAGGTACAGCCCAAACCAATATAGATGGTATTTCAGTAAATAATGGATGGATAACTGGATTTTATCCGAGTGACACACCAAAATATACTATAACAGTAATAGTAGAAGGAACTAAAGAAGAAAGCAAATCAGCATTACCAATCTTCAAGGAAATATGCAAAAATTTAAAATATAAATAA
- a CDS encoding shikimate kinase — MRVVIIGFMGSGKSVVGRKLAKELKMEYVDMDTKIEEIEKRSITDIFKEDGEVYFRNVETKLLKDLTTEDNIIISTGGGIVSKNENIDILKNEQNVILLDASVSTIKKNVSNEINKRPLLKESKDVEETIKTLLSERIDKYNKASNIKINVDSKNIDEVVSEILVYIR; from the coding sequence ATGAGAGTTGTAATAATTGGTTTTATGGGTAGTGGGAAAAGCGTAGTAGGAAGAAAACTAGCTAAAGAGTTAAAAATGGAATATGTTGACATGGATACTAAAATAGAAGAAATAGAAAAAAGGTCTATAACTGACATATTTAAAGAAGATGGAGAAGTATATTTTAGAAATGTAGAAACGAAACTACTAAAAGATCTTACGACTGAGGATAACATAATAATTTCAACTGGTGGAGGTATAGTAAGTAAGAATGAAAATATAGATATATTAAAAAATGAACAAAATGTAATTTTATTAGATGCAAGTGTAAGTACGATTAAAAAAAATGTATCAAATGAAATAAACAAAAGACCTTTATTAAAAGAAAGCAAAGATGTAGAAGAAACTATAAAAACATTACTTTCAGAAAGAATTGATAAGTATAATAAGGCATCTAATATAAAAATAAATGTAGATAGTAAAAATATAGATGAAGTGGTAAGCGAAATACTTGTTTATATTAGATAA
- the sigK gene encoding RNA polymerase sporulation sigma factor SigK, with amino-acid sequence MTTFKSFEKPLTPEEEVIYLTKFKKDKDEHAKEVLIERNMRLVAHIAKKYNNANEEQDDLISIGTIGLIKAIETYNVDKGTRLATYASKCIENEILMSIRTNKKNKVQVSLQDPIGTDKEGNEISLIDVLGTDIDYILDQVELKVQIGKLYEQLDKILTKREKEIVLLRYGLTTCGYKTQREIAQKLDISRSYVSRIEKRALKKLRKELKSEKSLI; translated from the coding sequence TTGACAACTTTTAAATCATTTGAAAAACCATTAACCCCTGAAGAAGAAGTTATTTATTTAACTAAATTTAAAAAAGACAAAGATGAACATGCAAAGGAAGTTTTAATAGAGAGAAACATGAGATTAGTAGCCCATATAGCAAAAAAGTATAATAATGCCAATGAAGAGCAAGATGACCTTATTTCTATAGGTACTATAGGACTTATAAAGGCTATAGAAACCTATAATGTTGACAAAGGAACTAGGCTAGCAACTTATGCATCTAAATGTATAGAAAATGAAATACTTATGAGTATAAGAACAAATAAGAAAAATAAGGTTCAAGTATCTCTTCAAGATCCTATAGGCACGGACAAAGAAGGCAATGAGATTAGTCTTATAGATGTTTTGGGAACTGATATAGATTATATATTAGACCAAGTAGAACTTAAGGTTCAAATAGGTAAGTTATATGAACAACTAGATAAGATATTGACTAAAAGAGAAAAAGAAATTGTTCTTTTAAGGTATGGGTTAACCACTTGTGGATATAAAACACAACGAGAAATTGCTCAAAAACTTGATATATCTAGATCTTATGTATCAAGAATAGAAAAAAGAGCACTAAAAAAACTTAGAAAAGAATTAAAATCAGAAAAAAGCCTTATATAG
- the efp gene encoding elongation factor P: protein MVSASDFRKGVTFEKDGQPCLIVDFQHVKPGKGAAFVRTKYRNLKTGAIREEAFNPSDKFPKAHIETRPMQYLYNDGELYYFMDQETFDQIPLDYVQVEEAIKFLKENEVATIRFYQGQAFQVEAPNFAELEVTETEPGIKGDTASNVTKSATVETGAVVQVPLFINEGDKIKIDTRTGEYLSRV from the coding sequence ATGGTATCAGCAAGTGATTTTAGAAAAGGTGTAACATTTGAAAAAGACGGACAACCATGTTTAATAGTTGACTTCCAACACGTTAAACCAGGTAAAGGTGCAGCTTTCGTAAGAACTAAATATAGAAACTTAAAAACAGGAGCTATAAGAGAAGAAGCTTTCAACCCAAGTGATAAATTCCCTAAAGCTCATATAGAAACAAGACCAATGCAATACTTATACAATGATGGAGAATTATACTACTTCATGGATCAAGAAACATTTGATCAAATACCTTTAGATTATGTACAAGTTGAAGAAGCTATAAAATTCTTAAAAGAAAATGAGGTTGCTACAATAAGATTCTACCAAGGACAAGCTTTCCAAGTTGAAGCTCCTAACTTTGCAGAATTAGAAGTAACTGAAACTGAACCAGGAATAAAAGGAGACACAGCTAGTAACGTAACTAAGTCAGCTACAGTTGAAACTGGAGCTGTTGTTCAAGTTCCATTATTTATAAATGAAGGTGACAAGATAAAGATAGATACTAGAACTGGTGAATATTTATCAAGAGTTTAA
- a CDS encoding PAS domain-containing sensor histidine kinase gives MKSLYIYKEIFEIVSLSIAISIPFILLVLYKILNCKSLMYILCIYLLEILMLVTGNYYFGVTMLNLGKISIIINKKTNLRIKNRYILTMIGIYLFIVISLCIKNKFYMLTYTLLNLLIVQALLISNMENIMKMLKDYKLKVKYNQSMTQSLIDKINLEFETQKKIKDSMAEVNTELNKSIEESQNIVFLLNRDGEYLYGNEEFEKFICKDKSNLSDLDILEEIKSKFIDFPEDLNEIENLDTIINGYDEKIYRLASKREILKNKYRNICILTDITESVLIRNKLEESEQRFKKLIDILNDGIIIHNSSSIKYINNKAIELFDIKDYDESRGVLQNIQEKVLSKSVNKFIEQVNMVQSGKKDKVSMKIKTKNKKVIEVITTSIILRGNKNLLTIAIDITNIENTISEIEQREKTYKVLLQTLPQGIAIIEKNGHNHIYRNKVLIEILKEIGTENLNKIVKSYLNQLEYGKFKRFQVPSNKIKEIEIAIIDIGNSYLIILRTLDNEYKIKKMEEILSEINNKYRFNVEFLANVSKDIKKPVTTIFETNKLIYNYEKENNKGDNGCTKLIKQNCYRLMRLLDNILEIGHFENGTYKMEYKKYDIVNLLKDIVNKSKLYTSENGVNIEFKSNIDSKYMILDKKKIEKAVLNLISNSIKYTAKGGEIVVKFRQDGDLVYISVKDTGIGIPKDKIGIIFENFEQVDRTLTRGAEGTGIGLSLVNKLVKAHGGDIKVNSEVNVGSEFTIILKDNIKNSENIDVGVSVSDNEKIDIEFSDIYFNCSS, from the coding sequence ATGAAATCTTTATATATTTATAAAGAAATTTTTGAAATTGTTAGTTTATCTATAGCTATTTCTATTCCTTTTATATTATTAGTACTTTACAAAATATTAAATTGTAAATCTTTAATGTATATATTATGTATATATTTACTAGAAATTTTGATGTTAGTAACTGGAAATTATTACTTTGGAGTTACTATGTTAAACTTAGGAAAAATAAGTATCATAATCAATAAAAAGACTAATCTAAGAATCAAAAATAGATATATATTAACTATGATAGGGATATATTTATTTATTGTAATAAGTCTATGTATAAAGAATAAATTTTATATGTTAACATACACTTTGCTAAACTTATTAATTGTACAAGCACTACTTATTAGTAATATGGAAAATATAATGAAAATGCTTAAAGATTATAAATTGAAGGTTAAATATAATCAAAGTATGACACAATCTCTAATAGATAAAATAAATCTAGAATTTGAGACCCAAAAAAAAATTAAAGATAGTATGGCTGAAGTAAATACAGAATTAAATAAATCAATTGAAGAATCTCAAAATATAGTTTTTTTATTAAATAGAGATGGAGAATATCTCTATGGAAATGAAGAATTTGAGAAATTTATATGTAAAGATAAAAGTAATTTAAGTGATTTAGATATATTAGAAGAAATAAAATCAAAGTTTATAGATTTTCCAGAAGATTTAAATGAAATTGAAAATTTGGATACCATAATAAATGGATATGATGAAAAGATATATAGACTTGCATCTAAGAGAGAAATATTAAAAAATAAATATAGAAATATATGTATTCTAACTGATATAACAGAAAGCGTCCTAATAAGAAATAAATTAGAAGAGAGTGAACAAAGATTTAAAAAATTAATAGACATATTAAATGACGGAATAATAATACATAATTCTAGCAGTATAAAATATATAAATAATAAAGCTATAGAATTGTTTGATATAAAGGATTATGATGAATCTAGGGGAGTTTTACAAAATATACAAGAAAAGGTATTAAGTAAAAGTGTAAATAAATTTATAGAACAAGTAAACATGGTTCAGTCTGGAAAAAAAGACAAGGTAAGTATGAAGATAAAGACAAAAAATAAGAAAGTTATAGAAGTAATAACAACAAGTATTATATTAAGAGGAAATAAGAATTTGTTAACTATAGCCATAGATATAACTAACATAGAAAATACTATCTCGGAAATTGAGCAAAGAGAAAAAACTTATAAGGTATTGTTGCAAACACTTCCACAAGGTATAGCAATAATAGAAAAAAATGGACATAATCATATATATAGAAATAAGGTATTAATAGAAATATTAAAAGAAATAGGAACTGAAAACCTAAATAAGATAGTTAAAAGCTACTTAAATCAATTAGAATATGGTAAATTTAAAAGATTTCAAGTTCCTTCAAATAAAATTAAAGAGATAGAAATTGCTATAATTGATATTGGCAATAGTTATTTGATAATATTGAGAACTTTAGACAATGAATATAAAATAAAGAAAATGGAAGAAATATTAAGTGAAATAAATAATAAGTATAGATTTAACGTTGAGTTCTTAGCTAATGTATCTAAAGACATAAAAAAACCTGTAACAACTATATTTGAAACTAATAAACTTATATACAATTATGAAAAAGAAAATAATAAGGGAGATAATGGATGTACAAAACTTATAAAACAAAATTGTTATAGGCTAATGCGATTATTAGATAATATTTTAGAAATAGGACATTTTGAAAATGGAACCTATAAAATGGAATATAAGAAGTATGATATAGTAAACTTGCTTAAGGATATAGTTAATAAATCTAAGCTATATACAAGTGAAAATGGAGTAAATATAGAATTTAAATCTAATATAGATAGTAAATATATGATACTAGATAAGAAAAAAATAGAGAAAGCTGTATTAAATCTTATATCAAATTCTATAAAATATACTGCAAAAGGCGGAGAAATAGTAGTCAAGTTTAGGCAAGATGGAGATTTAGTATATATATCAGTCAAGGATACTGGAATAGGAATACCAAAAGATAAAATAGGTATTATATTTGAGAACTTCGAACAGGTAGATAGAACCCTTACAAGAGGTGCAGAGGGAACTGGTATAGGTTTATCATTAGTAAATAAATTAGTAAAAGCACATGGAGGAGACATTAAGGTAAACAGCGAGGTAAATGTGGGGAGTGAATTTACCATTATTTTAAAAGATAATATAAAAAATAGTGAAAATATAGATGTGGGAGTAAGTGTTAGTGATAACGAAAAAATCGATATAGAATTTTCAGATATATATTTTAATTGTAGTAGCTAA
- a CDS encoding sensor histidine kinase, producing MHKYINILTVSILLAMLYVVYSKYILHKSKKDIIVLSMIVVIIISKAKDISQGSLSNFYMIAQVLILISVCENNINKKINNLIFISFILLLTTLIDNKIGLYNILVTGFISTMIFYEIIKLTRRKSISKITVIFITFIYSSILLSLLVEKENVLLYRSIIDIIVYLYMFKNIVNSYIIIEHNRVWKKKKMFKKGNKNISLYNKKLEQNKYITAKLEKNLENKKELIKEIVGEEDRCIFIIDSNGCILSKDDNFLRIWNKYKVHKEKLTIDEFLRDNIKDKLNFINSIEKTKKHSTEIKSDIKSKDGRFFKVTFTPIKFNKNESIICSFKDITYNKQNEIKTDENNIKYEKIIETIPYNILITDNNNILYNSKDNGIDFNEKEIKRIVLEDSITGEICYSSMGKNSYMNIDRTSFKDGDTHKNLVVIKDITEYKESIEKLKLSKEKYKTFVNIIPEGIYLADYRQKNIIYKNVAFTEISRNLNLEEEDILLNNDILISSNKNNEEVVFKRKDVLTCKGEELNLEVGKKLIEINNEIKEIGIVRDITESVNIENIEREIEAKKIANKIKTEFFVNMSHELKTPLNVISSSIQLIEYIYKDKIEKEISKELNNSISIIKKNSYMLMNLINNVIDLAKLESEFHETNVNCYNIVTLIEETCEEFNKYLLENDINIVFDTSEEEIVSRVDDDDIERVILTLLSIVIRYSCSNSTIYVDLDRKGNKTNISIRNKDKYNHYKYINDKYKSAIDIGFKVTENILELYNGDISVNRNNRNGIEINLNIESDLDICEYKERGSKKSENFIYTEYLRMCNF from the coding sequence ATGCATAAATATATTAATATACTTACAGTTTCAATACTTCTTGCAATGTTATATGTAGTATATTCTAAATATATTTTACATAAAAGCAAGAAAGATATTATTGTTTTAAGTATGATAGTTGTTATTATTATATCAAAAGCAAAGGATATATCACAGGGAAGCTTGAGCAACTTTTATATGATTGCTCAAGTATTAATCCTGATTAGCGTATGTGAAAATAATATCAACAAAAAAATAAATAATTTAATATTTATTAGTTTTATATTGTTACTTACAACACTGATAGACAATAAAATTGGTTTATATAATATTTTGGTAACTGGTTTTATAAGTACGATGATTTTTTATGAAATCATAAAATTAACAAGAAGAAAAAGTATTAGTAAGATAACTGTTATATTTATTACTTTTATATACTCAAGTATTTTGTTAAGCCTATTGGTTGAAAAAGAGAATGTATTACTATATAGGAGTATTATAGATATAATTGTATACTTGTACATGTTCAAAAATATAGTAAATTCATATATAATAATTGAACATAATAGAGTATGGAAAAAGAAAAAAATGTTTAAAAAAGGTAACAAAAATATTAGTTTATACAATAAAAAGTTAGAACAAAATAAATATATAACAGCTAAGTTAGAAAAGAATTTAGAGAATAAAAAAGAATTAATTAAAGAAATTGTAGGAGAAGAAGATAGGTGTATATTTATAATAGATTCTAATGGATGTATATTGAGTAAAGATGATAATTTCCTTAGAATTTGGAATAAATATAAAGTGCATAAAGAAAAATTAACGATAGATGAATTTTTAAGAGATAATATAAAAGATAAATTGAATTTTATAAATAGTATAGAAAAAACAAAAAAACATAGTACAGAAATTAAAAGTGATATAAAGAGCAAGGATGGAAGATTTTTTAAAGTTACATTTACACCAATTAAATTTAATAAAAATGAAAGTATCATATGTTCCTTTAAAGATATAACTTACAATAAGCAAAATGAGATAAAGACCGATGAAAACAATATAAAGTACGAAAAAATAATAGAAACTATACCATATAATATACTAATAACAGACAATAATAATATTTTATATAATAGTAAAGATAATGGTATAGATTTTAATGAAAAAGAAATAAAAAGGATAGTTCTAGAGGATTCTATAACAGGAGAAATATGTTATTCTTCTATGGGAAAAAATTCTTATATGAATATAGATAGAACAAGTTTTAAAGATGGAGATACACATAAAAATTTAGTTGTTATAAAAGATATAACAGAGTATAAGGAATCTATTGAAAAATTAAAATTGAGCAAAGAAAAGTATAAAACATTTGTTAATATAATACCAGAAGGTATATATTTAGCAGATTATAGACAGAAAAATATAATATATAAAAATGTAGCATTTACAGAAATATCCAGAAATCTAAATCTAGAAGAAGAAGATATACTACTAAATAATGATATATTAATATCTTCAAATAAAAACAACGAGGAGGTAGTTTTTAAAAGAAAAGATGTTTTAACTTGTAAGGGAGAAGAATTAAACTTAGAGGTTGGGAAAAAATTAATAGAAATTAATAATGAAATCAAAGAAATCGGAATAGTAAGAGATATAACAGAAAGTGTAAATATAGAAAATATTGAAAGAGAAATAGAAGCTAAAAAAATTGCTAATAAAATAAAAACTGAGTTTTTCGTTAATATGTCTCATGAGTTAAAGACACCTCTAAATGTAATATCATCATCGATTCAGCTAATAGAGTATATATATAAAGATAAAATAGAAAAAGAAATAAGTAAGGAGTTAAATAATTCTATAAGTATTATCAAAAAGAATTCTTATATGCTGATGAACTTAATTAACAATGTAATAGATTTAGCTAAGTTAGAATCTGAGTTTCATGAAACTAATGTGAATTGTTATAATATAGTTACGTTAATAGAAGAAACTTGTGAGGAGTTTAATAAATATTTATTAGAAAATGATATAAACATAGTATTTGATACTAGTGAGGAAGAGATTGTATCAAGAGTAGATGATGACGATATAGAGAGAGTTATATTAACTTTATTATCTATAGTTATAAGGTATTCTTGTTCAAATAGTACAATTTACGTTGATTTGGATAGGAAAGGTAATAAAACTAATATAAGTATTAGAAATAAAGATAAATATAATCATTATAAATATATAAATGATAAATATAAATCAGCTATAGATATAGGGTTTAAAGTTACAGAGAATATTTTAGAACTTTATAATGGTGACATAAGTGTAAATAGAAATAATCGAAATGGTATAGAAATCAATTTAAACATAGAAAGCGATTTAGATATATGTGAATATAAAGAAAGAGGAAGCAAAAAGTCAGAAAACTTTATATATACAGAGTACTTAAGAATGTGCAATTTTTAA
- the aroQ gene encoding type II 3-dehydroquinate dehydratase yields MKFLVINGPNLNMLGKREKGIYGERTIDDLKDYIKKECKIIDENIVVDFFQSNHEGDIIDKIHEANTLYDGIVINPGAFTHYSYAIYDAIMSVQLDVVEVHISNVHKREEFRQKSVTAKACIGQISGFGFDSYILGINALIKNKG; encoded by the coding sequence ATGAAATTTTTAGTAATTAATGGTCCAAATTTGAATATGTTAGGTAAAAGAGAAAAAGGAATTTATGGTGAAAGAACAATAGATGACTTAAAAGATTATATAAAAAAGGAATGTAAGATTATAGATGAAAATATAGTTGTAGATTTCTTTCAGAGTAATCATGAGGGAGATATAATTGACAAAATACACGAAGCTAACACTTTGTATGATGGAATCGTTATAAATCCTGGCGCTTTTACTCATTATAGCTATGCTATTTATGATGCGATAATGTCTGTACAATTAGATGTAGTTGAAGTTCATATATCTAATGTTCATAAAAGAGAAGAGTTTAGACAAAAAAGTGTGACAGCAAAAGCATGTATAGGACAAATATCAGGTTTTGGATTTGATAGTTATATATTAGGCATAAATGCACTTATAAAAAACAAGGGCTAA
- a CDS encoding CD1247 N-terminal domain-containing protein: MKYLFEEVAYLKGLAEGMDISSESKEGKIIHKIIDVLDSFADAIVELDEEQADLTEYVESIDEDLCDIEDDIYSDSEIDEDEEGDLSFIEMECPNCKDLVEVDEELLYDDEVDIVCPNCQGIILSADDEDCMCINCCDDIDEN; encoded by the coding sequence ATGAAATACCTATTTGAAGAAGTTGCATACCTAAAAGGATTAGCTGAAGGGATGGACATAAGCTCTGAAAGTAAAGAAGGAAAAATAATACATAAGATAATAGACGTTTTAGATAGTTTTGCAGATGCAATAGTTGAATTAGATGAAGAGCAAGCAGATTTAACTGAGTATGTTGAATCTATAGATGAAGATTTATGTGATATAGAAGATGATATATATAGTGATTCAGAAATAGACGAAGATGAAGAAGGGGACCTTAGCTTTATAGAAATGGAATGTCCAAATTGTAAAGACTTAGTAGAAGTAGATGAAGAACTTCTATATGATGATGAGGTTGATATCGTTTGTCCAAACTGTCAAGGAATAATACTATCAGCAGACGATGAAGATTGTATGTGTATTAATTGTTGCGATGATATAGATGAAAATTAG